In one window of Pseudomonas sp. IAC-BECa141 DNA:
- a CDS encoding glutathionylspermidine synthase family protein: protein MKKIHCAERHDWKQTAESLGFLFHTIDDEPYWDESAYYQFTLAQIENDLEDPTTELHEMCMDLVDRVVHSEELLDRLSIPTPYYDMIRTSWLEGHPHLYGRMDFSYSGNGPAKLLELNYDTPTSLYEASAFQWGWLEQCIERGLLPRHADQFNSIDTRLHEAFAQLKLTRPFYFASMKDSVEDKGTTDYLRLIAEKVGIESRHIDIEDIGLSADGRFVDLEDRWIPHLFKLHAWEFIFHEPFGAAIAGCDTQFFEPAWKSILSNKGALPLLWELHKGHPNLLAAHLDPNPGSAVPKGWVRKPYFSREGANIELQTAEGLIVKEDGPYTDAPFILQEFAPLPKFDDSYTLIGSWVIGDQAAGIGVREDNSLITKDSSRFLPHLILD from the coding sequence ATGAAGAAGATCCACTGCGCCGAGCGCCACGACTGGAAGCAGACCGCCGAAAGCCTCGGCTTTCTGTTTCATACCATCGACGACGAGCCGTACTGGGACGAGAGCGCCTACTACCAGTTCACGCTCGCGCAGATCGAGAACGATCTGGAGGATCCAACCACCGAGCTGCACGAGATGTGCATGGACCTGGTCGACCGCGTCGTGCACAGCGAAGAACTGCTGGATCGTCTGAGCATTCCGACGCCGTACTACGACATGATCCGAACGTCCTGGCTGGAAGGTCATCCGCATCTGTACGGGCGCATGGACTTCTCCTACAGCGGCAACGGCCCGGCGAAGCTGCTCGAACTCAACTACGACACGCCCACCAGCCTTTATGAGGCGTCGGCGTTCCAGTGGGGCTGGCTGGAGCAATGCATCGAGCGCGGGCTGCTGCCGCGCCATGCCGACCAGTTCAACAGCATCGACACCCGTCTGCACGAAGCCTTTGCCCAACTGAAACTCACGCGGCCGTTTTACTTCGCCTCGATGAAAGACTCGGTGGAAGACAAAGGCACCACGGATTATCTGCGGCTGATCGCAGAGAAAGTCGGCATCGAATCGCGGCATATCGACATCGAAGACATCGGCCTGAGCGCTGACGGTCGTTTCGTGGATCTTGAGGATCGCTGGATCCCGCACCTGTTCAAACTGCACGCCTGGGAATTCATCTTCCACGAGCCGTTCGGCGCGGCGATTGCCGGGTGCGACACCCAGTTTTTTGAACCGGCGTGGAAGTCGATCCTCTCCAACAAGGGCGCCCTGCCCCTGCTATGGGAGTTGCACAAGGGCCATCCGAATCTGCTGGCCGCGCACCTCGACCCGAATCCGGGCAGCGCGGTGCCCAAGGGCTGGGTGCGCAAACCGTACTTCTCCCGGGAAGGCGCCAACATCGAGTTGCAGACCGCCGAAGGTCTGATCGTCAAAGAGGATGGGCCCTACACCGATGCGCCCTTCATCCTGCAGGAATTTGCCCCATTGCCGAAGTTCGACGACAGCTACACGTTGATTGGCTCATGGGTGATCGGCGATCAGGCGGCGGGGATTGGTGTGCGGGAAGACAACAGCCTGATCACCAAGGATTCGAGCCGGTTTCTGCCACATCTGATTCTCGATTGA
- the rplQ gene encoding 50S ribosomal protein L17, which translates to MRHRKSGRHLSRTSSHRKAMFQNMAVSLFEHELIKTTLPKAKELRRVAEPLITLAKTDSVANRRLAFDRTRSKAIVGKLFNDLGKRYATREGGYLRILKCGFRAGDNAPMAYVELVDRAVGGEAVSAE; encoded by the coding sequence ATGCGTCATCGTAAAAGTGGGCGTCACCTGAGCCGCACCAGCTCGCACCGCAAGGCCATGTTCCAGAACATGGCGGTGTCGCTGTTCGAGCACGAGCTGATCAAAACTACTCTGCCAAAAGCCAAAGAACTGCGCCGCGTTGCCGAGCCGCTGATCACTCTGGCCAAGACAGACAGCGTTGCTAACCGTCGTCTGGCTTTCGACCGTACTCGTTCGAAAGCTATCGTTGGTAAGCTCTTCAACGACCTGGGCAAGCGTTACGCTACCCGTGAGGGTGGCTACCTGCGCATCCTCAAGTGCGGTTTCCGCGCTGGCGACAACGCGCCTATGGCGTACGTCGAACTGGTTGATCGTGCTGTCGGCGGTGAAGCTGTATCCGCTGAGTAA
- a CDS encoding catalase has translation MSQNKTLTTASGAPVADNQNSRSAGPRGPLLLDDFHLIEKLAHFNRENIPERRVHAKGSGAYGTFTVTRDITQYTSAKLFSAVGKQTPTFLRFSTVGGERGSADTERDPRGFALKFYTEEGNWDIVGNNTPVFFIRDPLKFPDFIHTQKRLPQSNLKSAQMMWDFWSHSPEALHQVTILFSDRGIPDGYRHMHGFGSHTYSLINAQGERHWVKWHYKTKQGIKNLVPADAARLAGTDPDYAQRDLFEAIERGDFPKWSVCIQIMTEAQAAAHYENPFDVTKTWSQKEFPLIEVGELELNRNPLNYFAEVEQAAFGPSNMVPGVGLSPDRMLQGRVFAYADAHRYRVGTNHQQLPVNAPRSPVNTYQRDGSMAFGSNGGAAPNYEPNSYVESPKQAPHYAEPALALNGAADRYDHREDTDYYSHAGALFRLMSEEQKALLVSNIAGAMAGVSSDVVDRQLQHFYKADPAYGEAIAKLLNVQLSEV, from the coding sequence ATGAGCCAGAACAAGACGCTTACGACCGCCAGTGGCGCACCTGTCGCCGATAACCAGAACTCTCGCTCCGCCGGCCCTCGTGGTCCGTTGTTGCTCGATGATTTTCATCTGATCGAAAAGCTTGCTCACTTCAACCGGGAAAACATCCCTGAGCGTCGTGTGCACGCCAAGGGTTCGGGCGCATACGGCACTTTCACGGTCACTCGCGACATTACGCAGTACACCAGTGCCAAGCTGTTCTCTGCTGTCGGCAAACAGACGCCGACCTTCCTGCGTTTTTCGACGGTGGGTGGCGAGCGTGGCTCGGCCGACACCGAGCGCGATCCGCGTGGCTTCGCCCTCAAGTTCTACACCGAAGAAGGCAACTGGGACATCGTTGGCAACAACACGCCGGTGTTCTTCATTCGCGATCCGCTGAAATTTCCTGACTTTATCCACACCCAGAAACGCCTGCCGCAAAGCAATCTGAAAAGTGCGCAGATGATGTGGGACTTCTGGTCGCATTCGCCTGAAGCGCTGCACCAGGTCACCATTCTGTTTTCTGATCGCGGGATCCCGGACGGCTATCGCCACATGCACGGCTTCGGCAGCCACACCTACAGCCTTATCAATGCTCAAGGCGAGCGGCACTGGGTGAAGTGGCACTACAAGACCAAGCAAGGGATCAAAAACCTCGTGCCGGCAGACGCGGCACGTTTGGCGGGCACAGACCCTGATTACGCCCAGCGCGATCTGTTCGAAGCCATCGAGCGTGGTGACTTCCCGAAATGGAGCGTGTGCATCCAGATCATGACCGAGGCCCAGGCTGCTGCTCACTACGAGAACCCGTTCGACGTAACCAAAACCTGGTCGCAGAAGGAGTTTCCACTGATCGAAGTGGGTGAGCTGGAACTGAACCGTAATCCGCTCAACTACTTTGCTGAAGTCGAGCAAGCTGCGTTCGGTCCAAGCAACATGGTGCCTGGCGTAGGTCTGTCTCCGGATCGCATGCTGCAGGGTCGTGTATTCGCATACGCCGATGCCCACCGCTACCGCGTAGGCACCAACCACCAGCAACTGCCAGTGAACGCCCCGCGCAGCCCGGTGAATACTTACCAGCGCGACGGTTCGATGGCTTTTGGCAGCAATGGCGGCGCAGCGCCTAACTATGAGCCGAACAGCTACGTAGAGTCGCCGAAACAAGCGCCGCACTATGCCGAGCCTGCGCTGGCGTTGAACGGTGCGGCTGATCGCTACGATCACCGTGAAGATACTGACTATTACAGCCACGCCGGTGCGCTGTTCCGCTTGATGAGCGAGGAACAGAAAGCGTTGCTGGTCAGCAACATCGCCGGCGCGATGGCAGGTGTGTCGAGTGATGTCGTCGACCGTCAGTTGCAGCATTTCTACAAGGCTGATCCGGCGTACGGAGAAGCAATCGCAAAGCTGCTTAACGTACAGCTTAGCGAAGTCTAA
- a CDS encoding DNA-directed RNA polymerase subunit alpha, producing the protein MQISVNEFLTPRHIDVQVVSPTRAKITLEPLERGFGHTLGNALRRILLSSMPGCAVVEAEIDGVLHEYSAIEGVQEDVIEILLNLKGLAIKLHGRDEVTLTLSKKGSGVVTAADIQLDHDVEIVNPDHVIANLASNGALNMKLTVARGRGYEPADSRQSDEDESRSIGRLQLDSSFSPVRRIAYVVENARVEQRTNLDKLVIDLETNGTLDPEEAIRRAATILQQQLAAFVDLKGDSEPVVVEQEDEIDPILLRPVDDLELTVRSANCLKAENIYYIGDLIQRTEVELLKTPNLGKKSLTEIKDVLASRGLSLGMRLDNWPPASLKKDDKATA; encoded by the coding sequence ATGCAGATTTCGGTAAATGAGTTCCTGACACCCCGCCACATTGATGTGCAGGTTGTCAGTCCAACCCGCGCCAAGATCACTCTCGAGCCTCTCGAGCGTGGTTTTGGCCACACCCTGGGCAACGCGCTGCGCCGCATCCTGTTGTCCTCAATGCCCGGCTGCGCAGTAGTCGAGGCCGAGATTGACGGTGTGCTCCACGAGTACAGCGCCATCGAAGGTGTACAGGAAGACGTAATTGAAATCCTGTTGAACCTTAAAGGTCTGGCCATCAAGCTGCACGGTCGTGACGAAGTTACGCTGACCTTGTCGAAGAAGGGTTCGGGGGTGGTTACCGCTGCCGATATTCAGCTGGATCATGATGTCGAGATCGTTAATCCCGATCACGTAATCGCTAACCTGGCGTCTAACGGCGCCCTGAACATGAAGCTCACCGTAGCTCGTGGTCGTGGTTATGAACCAGCAGACTCGCGTCAGAGCGATGAAGACGAAAGCCGCAGCATCGGTCGCTTGCAGCTTGACTCTTCGTTCAGCCCGGTTCGCCGTATCGCATATGTGGTGGAAAACGCCCGTGTCGAACAGCGTACCAACCTGGACAAGCTGGTTATTGATCTGGAAACCAACGGTACTCTGGATCCTGAAGAGGCTATCCGCCGCGCTGCAACCATCCTGCAACAGCAGCTGGCTGCGTTCGTCGACCTCAAAGGTGACAGTGAGCCAGTGGTTGTCGAGCAGGAAGACGAGATCGATCCGATCCTGCTTCGCCCGGTTGACGATCTGGAACTGACTGTACGTTCGGCTAACTGCCTTAAGGCGGAAAACATCTACTACATCGGCGACCTGATTCAGCGTACCGAAGTAGAGCTGTTGAAGACTCCGAACCTGGGCAAGAAATCCTTGACTGAAATCAAGGACGTTCTGGCCTCCCGCGGTCTTTCCCTCGGCATGCGCCTCGACAACTGGCCGCCTGCAAGTCTTAAGAAGGACGACAAGGCGACTGCCTGA
- the uvrA gene encoding excinuclease ABC subunit UvrA: protein MDKILIRGARTHNLKNIDLTLPRDKLIVITGLSGSGKSSLAFDTLYAEGQRRYVESLSAYARQFLSMMEKPDVDTIEGLSPAISIEQKSTSHNPRSTVGTITEIYDYLRLLYARVGTPRCPDHDIPLEAQTVSQMVDLVLAQPEGSKLMLLAPVIRERKGEHLSVFEELRAQGFVRARVNGRLCELDELPKLDKQKKHTIEVVVDRFKVRADLQQRLAESFETALKLADGIALVAPMDDEPGEEMIFSARFACPICGHAISELEPKLFSFNNPAGACPTCDGLGVKQFFDIKRLVNGELTLAEGAIRGWDRRNVYYFQMLGSLAAHYGFSLEQPFNELPADQQKYILHGSGSQSVDFKYLNDRGDIVKRSHPFEGIVPNLERRYRETESASVREELAKFLSTQSCPDCRGTRLRREARHVWVGEKTLPAVTNLPIGDACDYFGALKMTGRRGEIADKILKEIRERLQFLVNVGLDYLSLDRSADTLSGGEAQRIRLASQIGAGLVGVLYILDEPSIGLHQRDNDRLLGTLKHLRDIGNTVIVVEHDEDAIRLADYVVDIGPGAGVHGGQIVAEGTPDEVMAHPDSLTGKYLSGRVKIEVPAKRTPRNKKQVLSLKGARGNNLRNVDLEIPIGLLTCVTGVSGSGKSTLINNTLFPLSATALNGATTLEAAAHDSIKGLEHLDKVVDIDQSPIGRTPRSNPATYTGLFTPIRELFAGVPESRSRGYGPGRFSFNVKGGRCEACQGDGLIKVEMHFLPDIYVPCDVCKSKRYNRETLEIKYKGKSIHETLEMTIEEAREFFDAVPALARKLQTLMDVGLSYIKLGQSATTLSGGEAQRVKLSRELSKRDTGKTLYILDEPTTGLHFADIQQLLDVLHRLRDHGNTVVVIEHNLDVIKTADWLVDLGPEGGSKGGQIIATGTPEEVAEMKQSHTGHYLKPLLIRDRA, encoded by the coding sequence TTGGACAAGATCCTGATTCGTGGGGCCCGCACCCACAACCTGAAGAACATCGACCTGACCCTGCCACGGGACAAACTGATCGTCATCACCGGCCTGTCCGGATCCGGCAAGTCGTCCCTGGCCTTCGACACGTTGTACGCCGAAGGTCAGCGCCGCTATGTCGAATCCCTGTCGGCCTATGCCCGGCAGTTCCTGTCGATGATGGAAAAACCCGACGTCGACACCATCGAAGGCCTGTCGCCGGCGATCTCCATCGAACAGAAGTCGACTTCGCACAACCCGCGTTCCACGGTCGGCACCATCACCGAAATCTACGACTACCTGCGCCTGCTTTATGCCCGCGTCGGTACGCCGCGCTGCCCGGATCACGACATTCCGCTGGAAGCACAGACTGTCAGCCAGATGGTCGACCTGGTGCTGGCTCAGCCGGAAGGCAGCAAGCTGATGCTGCTGGCGCCGGTGATTCGCGAGCGCAAGGGCGAGCACTTGTCGGTGTTCGAGGAACTGCGCGCCCAGGGCTTCGTCCGTGCCCGGGTCAACGGCCGGCTCTGCGAGCTGGACGAACTGCCGAAACTGGATAAACAGAAGAAGCACACGATTGAAGTCGTGGTCGATCGCTTCAAGGTACGCGCCGACCTGCAACAGCGTCTGGCGGAATCCTTCGAGACCGCGCTGAAGCTGGCCGACGGCATCGCCCTGGTGGCGCCGATGGACGACGAGCCGGGCGAAGAAATGATCTTCTCCGCGCGCTTCGCCTGCCCGATCTGCGGCCATGCCATCAGTGAGCTGGAACCCAAGCTGTTTTCCTTCAACAACCCGGCCGGTGCCTGCCCGACCTGCGACGGTCTGGGCGTGAAGCAATTCTTCGACATCAAGCGCCTGGTCAACGGAGAACTGACCCTGGCCGAAGGCGCGATCCGCGGCTGGGACAGGCGCAACGTCTATTACTTCCAGATGCTCGGCTCACTGGCCGCACATTACGGTTTCAGCCTGGAGCAGCCGTTCAACGAGCTGCCGGCCGACCAGCAGAAATACATTCTGCACGGCAGCGGTTCGCAGAGCGTCGATTTCAAATACCTCAACGACCGGGGCGACATCGTCAAGCGCTCGCATCCGTTCGAAGGCATCGTGCCAAACCTCGAGCGTCGCTACCGCGAAACCGAATCGGCGAGCGTGCGCGAAGAACTGGCGAAGTTCCTCAGCACCCAGTCGTGCCCGGATTGCCGTGGCACCCGCCTGCGTCGCGAAGCGCGACACGTGTGGGTCGGCGAGAAAACCCTGCCGGCGGTGACCAACCTGCCGATCGGCGACGCTTGCGACTATTTCGGCGCGCTGAAGATGACCGGTCGCCGTGGTGAAATCGCCGACAAGATTCTCAAGGAGATCCGCGAGCGCCTGCAATTCCTGGTCAACGTCGGTCTCGACTATCTGTCGCTGGATCGTAGTGCCGATACCCTGTCCGGCGGCGAGGCACAGCGCATTCGTCTGGCCAGCCAGATCGGCGCAGGCCTTGTAGGTGTTCTCTATATCCTCGATGAACCCTCCATTGGTCTGCACCAGCGCGACAACGATCGCCTGCTCGGCACCCTCAAGCATCTGCGCGACATCGGCAATACGGTGATCGTGGTCGAACATGATGAAGACGCGATCCGTCTCGCTGACTACGTAGTGGATATCGGCCCCGGCGCCGGCGTTCATGGCGGGCAGATCGTCGCCGAAGGCACGCCGGACGAGGTCATGGCGCATCCGGACTCGCTGACCGGTAAATACCTGTCGGGCCGCGTCAAGATCGAAGTGCCGGCCAAACGCACACCGCGCAACAAGAAGCAGGTGCTGTCGCTCAAGGGCGCGCGGGGCAACAACCTGCGCAACGTAGACCTGGAAATCCCGATCGGCTTGCTGACCTGCGTGACCGGTGTCTCCGGCTCCGGCAAATCGACGCTGATCAACAACACGCTGTTCCCGCTGAGCGCCACGGCACTCAATGGCGCGACCACCCTGGAGGCGGCAGCCCACGACAGCATCAAGGGCCTGGAACATCTGGACAAGGTCGTCGACATCGACCAGAGCCCGATTGGCCGTACGCCGCGCTCCAACCCGGCGACCTATACCGGTCTGTTCACACCGATCCGCGAACTGTTCGCCGGCGTGCCTGAATCCCGCTCCCGTGGTTACGGCCCGGGGCGTTTCTCGTTCAACGTCAAGGGCGGTCGTTGCGAAGCCTGCCAGGGCGACGGTCTGATCAAGGTGGAAATGCACTTCCTGCCGGACATCTACGTTCCGTGTGACGTGTGCAAGAGCAAGCGCTACAACCGCGAAACCCTGGAGATCAAATACAAGGGCAAGAGCATCCACGAAACCCTCGAGATGACCATTGAGGAAGCTCGGGAGTTCTTCGACGCGGTACCGGCGCTGGCGCGCAAGCTGCAAACACTGATGGATGTGGGCCTGTCGTACATCAAGCTCGGGCAGTCGGCGACCACGTTGTCTGGTGGTGAAGCGCAGCGGGTCAAGTTGTCCCGTGAGCTGTCCAAGCGCGACACCGGCAAGACCCTGTACATCCTCGACGAGCCGACCACCGGTCTGCACTTCGCGGACATCCAGCAATTGCTCGACGTACTGCATCGCCTGCGCGACCACGGCAATACTGTGGTGGTGATCGAGCACAACCTCGACGTGATCAAGACAGCCGACTGGCTGGTGGATCTCGGTCCCGAGGGTGGTTCGAAAGGTGGGCAGATCATCGCCACCGGTACGCCGGAGGAAGTGGCCGAGATGAAGCAGTCTCACACCGGGCATTACCTCAAGCCGCTGCTGATCCGCGATCGCGCCTGA
- the bfr gene encoding bacterioferritin: MQGHPDVIDYLNTLLTGELAARDQYFVHSRMYEDWGFTKLYERINHEMEEEAGHADALMRRILMLEGTPRMRPDDLDVGTTVETMLEADLRLEYKVRAALCKGIELCEQHNDYVSREILRVQLNDTEEDHTYWLEKQLGLIKLIGIQNYLQSHAS; this comes from the coding sequence ATGCAAGGCCACCCAGACGTTATCGATTACCTCAACACGTTGCTGACCGGCGAACTGGCCGCGCGTGACCAATATTTCGTTCACTCGCGGATGTATGAGGACTGGGGATTCACCAAGCTCTACGAACGAATCAACCACGAGATGGAAGAAGAGGCCGGTCACGCCGATGCACTGATGCGCCGGATTCTGATGCTTGAAGGCACCCCGCGCATGCGCCCGGATGACCTGGATGTTGGTACCACGGTAGAGACCATGCTCGAAGCGGATCTGCGCCTTGAGTACAAGGTGCGTGCCGCGCTGTGCAAAGGCATCGAACTGTGCGAACAACACAATGACTATGTCAGCCGCGAAATCTTGCGCGTTCAGCTCAACGACACTGAAGAAGATCACACCTACTGGCTTGAAAAGCAGCTGGGTCTGATCAAGCTGATCGGTATCCAGAACTATCTGCAGTCGCACGCCTCCTGA
- a CDS encoding single-stranded DNA-binding protein translates to MARGVNKVILVGTCGQDPEVRYLPNGNAVTNLSLATSEQWTDKQTGQKVEKTEWHRVSMFGKVAEIAGEYLRKGSQVYIEGKLQTREWEKDGIKRYTTEIVVDMQGTMQLLGGRPQQGDQQGGGNNYQQQAPRQQAPRPQQSAPQQRPAPAPQQAAPQPAPDFDSFDDDIPF, encoded by the coding sequence ATGGCCCGTGGGGTTAACAAAGTCATTCTGGTCGGTACTTGCGGCCAGGATCCCGAAGTACGCTACCTGCCCAACGGTAACGCCGTGACCAACCTGAGTCTGGCGACCAGCGAGCAGTGGACCGACAAGCAGACCGGTCAGAAGGTCGAGAAGACCGAGTGGCACCGCGTATCGATGTTCGGCAAGGTTGCCGAGATCGCTGGCGAATACCTGCGCAAGGGTTCGCAGGTTTACATCGAAGGCAAGCTGCAGACCCGTGAGTGGGAAAAAGACGGTATCAAACGTTACACCACCGAAATCGTGGTCGACATGCAAGGTACCATGCAACTGCTCGGCGGCCGTCCACAACAGGGCGACCAACAAGGCGGTGGCAACAATTATCAGCAGCAGGCGCCACGCCAACAGGCTCCGCGTCCGCAGCAGTCGGCACCTCAGCAGCGTCCGGCCCCGGCTCCGCAGCAGGCTGCACCGCAACCGGCTCCGGATTTCGACAGCTTCGATGACGACATTCCGTTCTGA
- the rpsM gene encoding 30S ribosomal protein S13: MARIAGVNIPDNKHTVISLTYIYGVGRTTAQKICAETGVNPAAKIKDLSDEQIEQLRGEVAKFTTEGDLRREINMKIKRLMDLGCYRGLRHRRGLPVRGQRTKTNARTRKGPRKPIRK; this comes from the coding sequence ATGGCCCGTATTGCAGGCGTTAACATTCCAGATAACAAGCATACTGTTATCTCGCTGACCTACATCTATGGTGTTGGTCGCACTACTGCACAGAAGATCTGTGCAGAGACTGGGGTAAACCCAGCCGCAAAGATCAAGGATCTGAGCGACGAGCAGATTGAACAGCTGCGTGGCGAAGTGGCGAAGTTCACCACTGAAGGTGACCTGCGTCGCGAAATCAACATGAAAATCAAGCGCTTGATGGACCTCGGTTGCTATCGCGGTCTGCGTCATCGTCGTGGTCTGCCAGTACGCGGTCAGCGTACCAAGACCAACGCGCGTACCCGTAAAGGTCCGCGTAAGCCGATCCGCAAGTAA
- the rpsK gene encoding 30S ribosomal protein S11, with protein sequence MAKPAARPRKKVKKTVVDGIAHIHASFNNTIVTITDRQGNALSWATSGGSGFRGSRKSTPFAAQVAAERAGQAALEYGLKNLDVNVKGPGPGRESAVRALNGCGYKIASITDVTPIPHNGCRPPKKRRV encoded by the coding sequence ATGGCAAAACCTGCTGCTCGTCCTCGTAAAAAAGTTAAAAAGACAGTGGTTGATGGCATCGCCCACATCCATGCTTCTTTTAACAACACCATCGTGACCATCACCGACCGTCAAGGTAACGCTCTTTCCTGGGCTACCTCCGGTGGTTCGGGTTTCCGCGGTTCCCGCAAGTCCACCCCGTTCGCTGCTCAAGTAGCTGCTGAGCGTGCTGGTCAAGCTGCGCTGGAATACGGCCTGAAAAACCTCGACGTGAACGTCAAGGGTCCAGGTCCAGGTCGTGAATCCGCAGTCCGCGCTTTGAACGGCTGTGGCTACAAGATCGCCAGCATCACCGACGTGACGCCAATCCCGCACAACGGGTGCCGTCCGCCGAAGAAGCGCCGCGTGTAA
- a CDS encoding MFS transporter, with the protein MHDPHSERMSGSETRAASGLALVFAFRMLGMFMVLPVLATYGMDLAGATPALIGLAIGAYGLTQAIFQIPFGIISDRIGRRPVIYLGLIVFALGSVLAAQADSIWGVIAGRILQGAGAISAAVMALLSDLTREQHRTKAMAMIGMTIGLSFAVAMVVGPLLTRAFGLSGLFLATGGMALLGIVIVMFMVPKSTGPLSHRESGVARQALMPTLKHPDLLRLDLGIFVLHAMLMSSFVALPLALVEKAGLPKEQHWWVYLTALLISFFAMIPFIIFGEKKRKMKRVLLGAVMTLMLTELFFWQFGDSLRALVIGTVVFFTAFNLLEASLPSLISKVSPAGGKGTAMGVYSTSQFLGSALGGILGGWMFQHGGLSVVFLGCAGLAALWLAFAVTMREPPYVTSLRLPLSPEAIREAGLVERLKALVGVTDAVIVADEAAIYIKLDTELMDRTTLERLVNNPAQTACEA; encoded by the coding sequence ATGCACGATCCCCACAGCGAACGCATGAGTGGCAGCGAGACCCGCGCGGCGAGCGGTCTGGCCCTGGTGTTCGCCTTCCGTATGCTTGGCATGTTCATGGTGTTGCCGGTACTGGCCACCTACGGCATGGATCTGGCGGGAGCGACCCCGGCCCTGATCGGGCTGGCGATCGGCGCTTACGGCCTGACCCAGGCGATTTTCCAGATTCCGTTCGGGATCATTTCCGACCGCATCGGCCGGCGTCCGGTGATTTACCTCGGGCTGATCGTCTTTGCCCTCGGCAGCGTGCTGGCGGCTCAGGCCGATTCGATCTGGGGCGTGATTGCCGGGCGGATCCTGCAAGGCGCCGGTGCTATTTCCGCCGCGGTCATGGCGCTGCTTTCCGATCTCACCCGTGAACAGCACCGCACCAAGGCCATGGCCATGATCGGCATGACCATCGGCCTGTCGTTCGCCGTGGCGATGGTGGTCGGCCCGCTGCTCACCCGTGCGTTCGGCCTGTCCGGCCTGTTCCTTGCCACCGGCGGCATGGCGCTGCTCGGCATCGTGATCGTGATGTTCATGGTGCCGAAATCCACCGGGCCGCTGAGTCATCGCGAGTCCGGTGTTGCGCGCCAGGCGCTGATGCCGACGCTCAAGCACCCGGACCTGCTGCGGCTGGATCTGGGCATTTTTGTGTTACATGCGATGTTGATGTCGAGCTTCGTCGCTCTGCCCCTGGCGCTGGTCGAAAAGGCCGGTCTGCCCAAGGAACAGCACTGGTGGGTCTACCTCACAGCCTTGCTGATCTCTTTCTTCGCCATGATCCCGTTCATTATCTTCGGCGAGAAGAAACGCAAAATGAAACGAGTTTTGCTCGGCGCCGTGATGACGCTGATGCTCACTGAGCTATTCTTCTGGCAATTCGGCGACAGCCTGCGGGCTCTGGTGATCGGGACGGTGGTGTTCTTCACTGCGTTCAATCTGCTGGAAGCTTCGCTGCCGTCGCTGATCAGCAAGGTTTCACCGGCGGGTGGCAAGGGCACGGCCATGGGCGTGTATTCCACCAGTCAGTTCCTCGGTTCGGCACTCGGCGGGATTCTCGGCGGCTGGATGTTCCAGCATGGCGGTCTGTCGGTTGTGTTCCTCGGATGTGCCGGGCTGGCTGCACTTTGGCTGGCCTTTGCTGTTACCATGCGCGAACCTCCCTACGTGACGAGCCTGCGCCTGCCGCTGTCGCCCGAAGCGATCCGCGAAGCGGGTCTGGTCGAGCGTCTCAAGGCCCTCGTAGGGGTAACTGATGCAGTGATAGTTGCTGATGAAGCGGCGATCTACATCAAACTGGACACCGAATTAATGGATCGCACCACTCTCGAACGCCTGGTGAACAACCCGGCGCAGACTGCGTGCGAAGCCTAG
- the rpsD gene encoding 30S ribosomal protein S4, translated as MARYIGPKCKLARREGTDLFLKSGVRAIESKCNIEAAPGIHGQRRGRQSDYGTQLREKQKVRRIYGVLERQFSGYYKEAAGKKGATGENLLQLLECRLDNVVYRMGFGSTRAESRQLVSHKSISVNGQTVNVPSYQVRAGDVVAVREKAKNQLRIVQALDLCAQRGRVEWVEVDTEKKSGVFKNVPARSDLSADINESLIVELYSK; from the coding sequence ATGGCTCGTTACATTGGTCCAAAATGCAAACTCGCTCGTCGCGAAGGCACCGATCTCTTCCTGAAGAGCGGCGTGCGCGCGATCGAATCGAAGTGCAACATTGAAGCAGCACCTGGTATCCACGGCCAACGCCGCGGTCGCCAGTCCGACTACGGCACCCAACTGCGTGAAAAGCAGAAGGTCCGTCGTATCTACGGCGTTCTCGAGCGTCAGTTCAGCGGCTACTACAAAGAAGCTGCTGGCAAGAAAGGTGCAACCGGTGAGAACCTGCTGCAGCTGCTCGAATGCCGTCTGGACAACGTTGTATACCGTATGGGCTTTGGTTCGACTCGTGCCGAATCCCGTCAGCTGGTATCGCACAAGTCGATCAGCGTTAACGGTCAGACCGTGAACGTTCCGTCCTACCAGGTTCGTGCTGGTGACGTGGTTGCTGTTCGCGAGAAAGCAAAAAACCAGCTTCGCATTGTCCAAGCTCTCGATCTGTGTGCCCAGCGTGGCCGCGTAGAATGGGTAGAAGTAGACACTGAGAAGAAGTCGGGCGTTTTCAAGAACGTTCCTGCTCGCAGTGATCTGTCCGCCGACATCAACGAAAGCCTGATTGTCGAGCTCTACTCCAAGTAA